The genomic stretch GTCGGGGCTGCACGCCGTGGCGACCGTCACGCTGCGCGCCAACCAGTTCGTCAGCGGCCTCGCCCTGGCCCTGATCGGGACGGGCGCGGCAGGCCTGCTGGGCAAGAAGTTCGAGGGCCTGCCCCTCTTCAACAAGGTTCAGGACTGGACGCTGGGAAGCTTCACGATCAGTCCGTTCACGGTCGCCGCGCTGATCCTGGCGGGACTGCTGGCCTTCTGGCTGACCGCCACCCGCAGCGGCCTGACCCTGCGCTCGGTCGGGGAGAACCCGGCGGCGGCGGACGTGCTGGGCGTGAACGTCGGCCTCACCCGCGTGCTGGCCGTGCTGGGCGGCGGCGCGCTGGCCGGACTGGCGGGCGCGTTCCTGGCCCTGTCGTACCGCTCCTCATGGGCGGACAACATGACGAACGGTCTGGGCTGGATCGCCGTGGCGCTGGTGATCTTCGTCGGCTGGCGGCCCCTGCGCGCCATTGCCGGGGCGCTGTTCTTCGGCTTCCTGTATTACCTGCAGTTCCGCCTGCAGGGCAACAGCAACGTGCCCACCGAGGTGTTCAGCGCCATGCCGTTCATCCTCGTGCTCGTGGTGCTGGCCTTGGCGGGTCTGCGCGGGCAGGCCGGGGACGCGCCGGCCGCGCTGGGCCGCCCCTACGTGCGCGGCGAACGCTAGACGCGAAGGCAGGAGGCCCGGCGACTGCACCGCCGGGCTTCCACCGTCCGGT from Deinococcus soli (ex Cha et al. 2016) encodes the following:
- a CDS encoding ABC transporter permease, whose product is MDSIVIEALVRALAVGTPLLLACLGAILNERAGVVNLGVEGLMAVGALAAFAVASRSPDASLWAAVGAAMLAGAALSGLHAVATVTLRANQFVSGLALALIGTGAAGLLGKKFEGLPLFNKVQDWTLGSFTISPFTVAALILAGLLAFWLTATRSGLTLRSVGENPAAADVLGVNVGLTRVLAVLGGGALAGLAGAFLALSYRSSWADNMTNGLGWIAVALVIFVGWRPLRAIAGALFFGFLYYLQFRLQGNSNVPTEVFSAMPFILVLVVLALAGLRGQAGDAPAALGRPYVRGER